A genomic region of Methanobacterium sp. SMA-27 contains the following coding sequences:
- a CDS encoding 5-formyltetrahydrofolate cyclo-ligase: MFVDTKESVRKMIWKEMIKQSISRSDSYGRIPDFNGSKHAAEMLRNTCEWKKSVIIFVSPDTAQIKVRENCLIDGKTLIMASPKLLNGYIIINPKYVEEHKKEAATIKGALKYGTEVKSFPVVDMVVEGSVAVDISGGRLGKGGGYGDMEISHLLDIGSIKFNTPVVSTVHDIQIIEDVPSESHDQKINMIVTPQNVIRINP; the protein is encoded by the coding sequence ATGTTTGTAGATACAAAGGAATCTGTAAGAAAGATGATTTGGAAAGAGATGATAAAACAAAGCATCTCAAGATCAGATTCTTATGGAAGAATACCTGACTTTAATGGATCAAAACATGCTGCAGAAATGCTTAGAAACACATGTGAATGGAAAAAATCAGTTATAATATTCGTCAGTCCAGATACAGCCCAGATAAAAGTTCGTGAAAACTGTCTTATTGATGGTAAAACTCTGATCATGGCATCACCTAAACTATTAAATGGTTACATTATAATTAACCCAAAATATGTTGAAGAACATAAAAAAGAAGCAGCAACCATTAAAGGAGCATTAAAATATGGAACAGAAGTAAAATCATTTCCAGTTGTTGATATGGTGGTTGAGGGTTCGGTTGCTGTTGACATATCTGGTGGTAGGTTGGGCAAAGGTGGCGGATATGGAGACATGGAAATATCACATCTACTTGATATAGGTTCTATAAAATTTAATACACCTGTTGTAAGCACAGTACATGATATACAGATAATTGAAGATGTTCCTAGTGAATCCCATGATCAAAAGATCAACATGATTGTAACACCCCAAAATGTGATAAGAATTAATCCATAA